A single window of Pseudarthrobacter defluvii DNA harbors:
- a CDS encoding pullulanase X25 domain-containing protein: MAKSTAENTYLRLKTVLDVLTEGVWSGDALNAGQVLAEATARVPFNEHEAELLSGGIPRGHKTLTSATAKLVKAGWLIKGRSGWTITEDGMRATVAFPDADSFAAALDAGTPFPADTPVPTAPEGFVRPVSAAAATLQVPAKEEAPKKTAKKAPAKKAASAVGKAAKALEDAVEPVVKAVRKGKSAAKDKTETAAPAETHAAAGAAEPFEGPDVETLPQPEAVAVVGDFNTILGAPEDWAPQYDEAQMEFDFLDQLWKKSAELPAGYYTFKIALNRSWDENYGAFGVFDGPNHELHHAGGTVTIRYNHATRDITIN; the protein is encoded by the coding sequence ATGGCCAAGTCCACCGCAGAAAACACCTACCTTCGGCTCAAGACCGTGCTGGATGTCCTGACCGAAGGTGTGTGGTCCGGCGATGCACTGAATGCTGGCCAGGTCCTGGCGGAAGCAACCGCCCGCGTGCCGTTCAACGAGCATGAGGCCGAACTCCTCAGCGGTGGCATCCCGCGGGGCCACAAGACCCTTACCTCGGCCACCGCCAAGCTGGTCAAGGCCGGCTGGCTGATCAAGGGCCGCTCGGGCTGGACCATCACCGAAGACGGCATGCGCGCCACCGTCGCCTTCCCGGACGCGGATTCCTTCGCAGCAGCGCTCGACGCCGGCACTCCTTTCCCTGCCGACACTCCCGTTCCCACGGCTCCCGAAGGCTTTGTCCGTCCGGTTTCCGCCGCTGCGGCAACGCTGCAGGTTCCGGCCAAGGAGGAAGCCCCGAAGAAGACCGCCAAGAAGGCTCCCGCGAAGAAGGCAGCCTCTGCTGTGGGCAAGGCGGCCAAGGCACTCGAAGACGCCGTGGAGCCCGTGGTGAAGGCCGTCCGTAAGGGCAAGTCTGCTGCCAAGGACAAGACGGAAACTGCTGCCCCTGCTGAAACCCACGCGGCCGCCGGTGCAGCCGAGCCGTTTGAAGGACCGGACGTCGAGACGCTGCCGCAGCCCGAGGCCGTGGCCGTGGTTGGCGACTTCAACACCATCCTGGGTGCGCCCGAGGACTGGGCACCGCAGTACGACGAAGCGCAGATGGAGTTCGACTTCCTGGACCAGCTGTGGAAGAAGAGCGCCGAGCTTCCCGCCGGTTACTACACCTTCAAGATCGCCCTGAACCGTTCATGGGATGAAAACTACGGCGCCTTCGGTGTGTTCGACGGCCCCAACCACGAACTGCACCACGCCGGCGGAACGGTGACGATCCGCTACAACCACGCCACCCGCGACATCACCATCAACTAA
- a CDS encoding MSMEG_6728 family protein yields MQTFLPYPDFRQSAAALDTARLGKQRVEALQTLRALVIPGYGWQTHPAIRMWMGHVPALTMYGLAMVDEWIERGHPDNTRANIAEFAPQAAHPDYAAKIVMPPWLGDPEFHLSHRSKLVHKEPKFYTPVFPDAIPDMDYVWPEPRHEFLPEEPEGDVLWILREPHDDVDPQSLATVALPPVNRSAAAAVSAGEDGYSPVYVDDGSRRPSRAPKKAPPKPQAKKPTRKRLAQEEAFRTLPGKTPVAVPFENGARFAVGQVVGRPITLADGRFGRNFEVTEIIERSAFTYPALLQDPRVFFPVEAP; encoded by the coding sequence ATGCAAACCTTTCTCCCGTACCCTGACTTCCGCCAAAGCGCTGCAGCCCTGGACACCGCGCGGCTGGGCAAGCAGCGGGTTGAAGCGCTGCAAACACTCCGCGCACTGGTGATTCCGGGCTACGGCTGGCAGACCCACCCGGCCATCAGGATGTGGATGGGCCACGTGCCCGCGCTCACCATGTACGGGCTGGCGATGGTGGATGAATGGATTGAGCGCGGCCACCCGGACAACACCCGCGCGAACATCGCCGAATTCGCGCCGCAGGCGGCCCATCCGGATTATGCCGCCAAGATTGTCATGCCGCCTTGGCTCGGCGACCCCGAATTCCACCTCAGCCACCGTTCCAAACTGGTGCACAAGGAACCGAAGTTCTACACCCCAGTTTTCCCGGATGCCATTCCGGACATGGACTACGTCTGGCCCGAGCCCCGGCACGAGTTCCTGCCGGAGGAGCCGGAAGGCGACGTCCTGTGGATCCTGCGGGAACCGCACGACGACGTCGACCCGCAGTCGCTCGCCACGGTGGCCCTTCCACCGGTGAACCGCAGCGCAGCTGCCGCGGTGTCCGCCGGGGAGGACGGCTACTCCCCCGTCTACGTGGACGACGGCTCCCGCCGGCCCTCCCGCGCGCCTAAGAAGGCCCCGCCCAAGCCCCAGGCGAAGAAACCCACCCGCAAGAGGCTGGCGCAGGAGGAAGCCTTCCGCACCCTTCCCGGGAAGACGCCGGTGGCGGTTCCCTTCGAGAACGGGGCTAGGTTCGCGGTGGGACAGGTAGTGGGCCGGCCCATCACCCTTGCTGACGGCCGCTTTGGCAGGAACTTCGAGGTCACAGAAATCATTGAACGTTCCGCATTCACGTACCCGGCACTGTTGCAGGACCCCCGGGTGTTCTTCCCGGTGGAGGCTCCGTAG
- a CDS encoding SDR family oxidoreductase: MTVLLAGCGDLGTEAGLRFAALGHRVVGWRRSPAKLPAAIEGTTADLTSADLPPVPADTSAVVIAVAADSPTEEAYRSAYVRGVANVLDAVERDGVTPQRIIFVSSTAVYGDAGGGWVDETTPPNPGCFSGRVLVEAEQLLEARLAGTGTAAISLRLGGIYGPGRTRLIDQVKSGSAVIPEDVRYTNRIHRDDAAAALVHLATINAAVAPVYVGVDNEPADLGTVLRFLATELGLPSPSVGDAGPARGGNKRCANQLLRSTGFAFTFPTFREGYRDVIAGNGVRHP; this comes from the coding sequence ATGACGGTTCTCCTGGCAGGCTGCGGTGACCTGGGCACCGAGGCGGGGCTGCGGTTTGCCGCACTGGGCCATCGCGTCGTTGGGTGGCGCCGCTCCCCCGCAAAACTTCCGGCAGCCATCGAAGGGACCACGGCTGACCTGACGTCTGCGGACCTGCCGCCGGTCCCGGCGGACACCTCCGCCGTCGTCATTGCCGTGGCTGCCGACTCCCCCACGGAGGAGGCATACCGTTCCGCGTATGTACGCGGAGTGGCAAACGTCCTGGATGCAGTAGAGCGGGATGGAGTGACCCCCCAGCGGATCATCTTCGTCTCCTCGACGGCGGTCTACGGCGATGCGGGCGGCGGCTGGGTGGACGAAACCACACCGCCCAACCCCGGCTGTTTTTCCGGGCGCGTGCTGGTGGAAGCCGAGCAACTCCTGGAAGCAAGGCTTGCCGGAACCGGCACTGCGGCCATCTCGCTCCGGCTGGGAGGCATTTACGGGCCGGGACGGACACGGCTGATCGACCAGGTGAAGTCGGGCTCAGCTGTCATCCCTGAAGACGTGCGCTACACCAACAGGATCCACCGCGACGACGCCGCAGCAGCCCTGGTGCACTTGGCCACCATAAATGCTGCGGTTGCGCCCGTGTATGTAGGCGTGGACAACGAACCGGCAGATCTTGGGACCGTCCTGCGTTTCCTGGCAACCGAGCTGGGCCTTCCTTCTCCCAGTGTGGGCGACGCCGGTCCTGCCCGCGGGGGCAACAAGCGCTGCGCTAACCAGCTCCTCCGCAGCACCGGGTTTGCCTTCACGTTTCCCACTTTCAGGGAAGGGTACAGGGATGTTATAGCGGGGAACGGCGTGCGCCATCCGTGA
- a CDS encoding adenosine deaminase: MDNFAGGSTLPETEADLAEPAVPAKPLPVAELHLHIEGTLQPELIFTLAERNGITLPYSGLDELREKYEFTDLQSFLDLYYANMAVLRTEQDFADMTRAYLERAAAAGVRHAEIMMDPQAHLSRGIPLEACVKGVASVLATSEEEYGISTILIAAFLRDLPEDSALEVLGRLLAMNAPIDAIGLDSAEVGNPPSKFERLYAKAREAGLRLTAHAGEEGPASYIYEALDILGVERIDHGIRCMDDPDLVERLVDARIPLTVCPLSNVRLRAVDTLADHPLPAMLAAGLNVSVNSDDPAYFGGYVDDNFAQLTAVFELSDFDKARLAANSIHSSFASEERKAELLAELNGREVSD, encoded by the coding sequence ATGGACAACTTTGCCGGCGGCAGCACCCTGCCCGAAACTGAAGCGGATCTCGCGGAACCAGCGGTCCCTGCCAAGCCCCTCCCGGTGGCCGAACTGCACCTGCACATTGAGGGCACGCTGCAGCCCGAGCTCATCTTTACCCTGGCTGAGCGTAACGGCATCACCCTGCCGTACTCCGGGTTGGATGAACTGCGCGAGAAGTACGAGTTCACTGACCTGCAGTCCTTCCTGGACCTCTACTATGCCAACATGGCGGTGCTGCGGACCGAGCAGGACTTCGCGGACATGACCAGGGCCTACCTGGAGCGCGCCGCTGCCGCCGGGGTCAGGCACGCCGAAATCATGATGGACCCGCAGGCACATCTTTCCCGGGGCATTCCCCTCGAAGCGTGCGTCAAGGGCGTGGCGTCGGTGCTGGCAACCTCGGAGGAGGAGTACGGGATCTCCACCATCCTGATAGCGGCCTTCCTGCGCGACCTGCCCGAGGACTCGGCACTGGAAGTCCTGGGCCGGCTGCTGGCCATGAATGCCCCCATCGACGCGATCGGCCTGGATTCGGCCGAAGTGGGAAACCCGCCGTCCAAGTTCGAGCGGCTGTACGCGAAGGCGCGCGAAGCAGGCCTGCGGTTGACGGCGCATGCGGGGGAGGAGGGCCCGGCGTCGTACATCTACGAAGCCCTGGACATCCTGGGGGTGGAACGGATCGACCACGGCATCCGCTGCATGGACGACCCTGACCTCGTGGAGCGGCTCGTGGACGCACGGATTCCCCTGACTGTCTGCCCCTTGTCCAACGTCCGGCTCCGCGCCGTGGACACATTGGCGGACCATCCTCTGCCCGCCATGCTCGCCGCTGGCCTGAATGTCTCGGTCAACTCGGACGATCCCGCGTACTTTGGCGGCTATGTGGATGACAACTTCGCGCAGTTGACCGCCGTGTTCGAGCTCTCCGACTTCGACAAGGCACGGCTGGCCGCGAACTCCATTCACTCCTCCTTCGCTTCGGAGGAGCGAAAGGCGGAACTGCTGGCTGAACTCAACGGCAGGGAAGTGTCCGACTGA
- a CDS encoding isocitrate lyase/PEP mutase family protein → MTETSGAKASELLRLHRAPEILQVVNVWDVITAKVITDVPGTSALATASHSIAATLGYEDGEKIPVDEMINFVGRITAGTHLPVSADLEAGYGNPGETTRKAIGVGIVGANIEDQMRPLTDAVNQMAAVVHAGAAEGIDFVLNARTDAFLRGKDREPVEVIADAIERGRAYLDVGATTVFVPGLLDEPTVTALVQGIGWNKISVINVPGSMPPARLEELGVARISYGPWTQRVALTALADTAAALLAGGQLPEDTRPLN, encoded by the coding sequence ATGACTGAAACCAGCGGCGCCAAAGCCTCCGAACTGCTCCGTCTCCACCGGGCCCCGGAGATCCTGCAAGTGGTCAACGTGTGGGACGTCATCACGGCGAAGGTCATCACCGACGTGCCGGGAACCAGTGCCCTCGCAACGGCAAGCCACTCCATCGCTGCGACGCTGGGCTACGAGGACGGCGAGAAGATTCCCGTCGACGAGATGATCAACTTTGTGGGCCGGATAACCGCAGGCACGCACCTGCCGGTCAGCGCCGATCTTGAAGCCGGTTACGGCAATCCGGGCGAGACGACCCGCAAGGCAATTGGCGTCGGGATCGTCGGGGCCAATATTGAGGACCAAATGCGGCCACTTACGGACGCCGTAAACCAGATGGCGGCCGTGGTTCATGCCGGCGCTGCAGAGGGAATCGACTTCGTCCTGAACGCGCGGACCGATGCGTTTCTCAGGGGCAAGGACCGTGAACCTGTAGAGGTAATTGCGGATGCCATCGAGCGCGGCAGGGCATATCTGGATGTAGGTGCCACCACGGTCTTCGTACCGGGGCTCCTGGACGAGCCAACGGTTACAGCGCTGGTGCAGGGCATTGGCTGGAACAAGATTTCCGTCATCAACGTCCCCGGCTCCATGCCGCCGGCCAGGCTGGAGGAATTGGGCGTTGCCCGCATTTCGTACGGTCCGTGGACACAGCGAGTTGCCCTGACAGCCCTTGCTGACACGGCCGCCGCGCTCCTTGCAGGCGGCCAGCTTCCGGAGGACACACGCCCCTTGAACTAG
- a CDS encoding LysM peptidoglycan-binding domain-containing protein, producing MKNTKFRTAARRGVTLAAVSAAGLALSATAANAATPTSTWDALAQCESGGNWSINTGNGFSGGLQFTPSTWAAYGGTGSAQNASREQQIAVAERVQASQGWGAWPSCSSQLGLSGGGGAPVQSAPVQGAPVQSAPVQSAPVQSAPVQAMQVQGAPVQSVPVQQAPAPRHATSVALSGETYTLQAGDTLSSVAEKLGIQGGWQHLADANLDTIADPNLVFEGQVIQLPAQ from the coding sequence ATGAAAAACACCAAATTCCGTACTGCCGCACGCCGCGGAGTCACCCTGGCCGCCGTCTCCGCGGCAGGTTTGGCCCTTTCAGCCACGGCGGCCAACGCAGCTACCCCCACGTCCACCTGGGACGCGCTCGCGCAGTGCGAAAGCGGCGGCAACTGGTCCATCAACACGGGCAACGGCTTCTCCGGCGGCCTTCAGTTCACCCCCAGCACCTGGGCTGCATACGGCGGAACCGGTTCCGCGCAAAATGCCAGCCGGGAACAGCAGATCGCGGTAGCCGAGCGGGTCCAGGCCTCCCAGGGTTGGGGCGCGTGGCCGTCCTGCTCGTCACAGCTCGGCCTGAGTGGTGGCGGCGGAGCCCCTGTTCAAAGCGCACCCGTTCAGGGTGCGCCTGTCCAGAGCGCGCCCGTCCAGAGTGCGCCTGTCCAGAGCGCGCCCGTCCAGGCCATGCAGGTCCAGGGCGCCCCCGTGCAGAGCGTTCCCGTCCAGCAGGCACCCGCGCCGCGGCACGCAACTTCCGTTGCCCTCAGCGGCGAGACCTACACCCTGCAGGCCGGAGACACACTGAGCAGCGTCGCCGAAAAGCTGGGCATCCAGGGCGGCTGGCAGCACCTGGCGGACGCCAACCTGGACACGATTGCGGACCCGAACCTGGTGTTCGAGGGACAGGTCATCCAGCTTCCCGCCCAGTAG
- a CDS encoding HNH endonuclease signature motif containing protein, with the protein MGRAYDAGSWLPRPAHLHPVPSEVPSQPPASGPGQQDILDGLASQLAAAALAAPGILATATYEEAANFAARAEGLARSVEYLQLVGAGAVDRTRTRAISDAAAAKTRAGRASLAAARNPRWVTGCDANGVETLNTTPATVSETDTNWPGPPSRHGRSIMVSPADDGCRNTAEFLRLRLQIPIREARRRLTLAHQVLPATSLTGEPLPSTRPHLAAALTLTTEPGTELGTTEPEAGEAVSTEAGLTAVAVQGPAVSSHAATIITATLDRLQHHTTTDTLATIERHLTKAAATTDPDFLTRLAQRWTDTIDADGTEPTEEALRHTQGAFIRKPRHGLHRVEIFATTDQYEHLLTVMNTATNPRTTTPNTDTNTGNSQGTGDRTTDTPEAANGTAHTALPDLDRRTRAQKQLDGIITAAKTALATNTLPTTGGNRPQIIATINYHDLFPANTPTPTGQDHTAETRTVTPTGTGTGPRAGTGTFAFTGPVAATTIRKIACDADIIPALLGTNGEILDLGRKTRLFTPAQRTALTARDQGCAFPNCTIPAPWCEAHHITYWSHGGPTTTNNGVLLCSHHHHLIHKEQWKITTTHNTPTFIPPPHIDPTQTPQQNHYFKPPPPPHPRE; encoded by the coding sequence TTGGGAAGGGCGTACGACGCCGGCAGCTGGCTGCCTCGCCCGGCCCACCTTCACCCCGTCCCCAGTGAGGTCCCGTCACAACCACCAGCCTCCGGACCCGGTCAGCAAGACATACTGGACGGGCTGGCCTCACAGCTGGCAGCCGCTGCCCTGGCCGCCCCGGGAATTCTGGCAACGGCCACCTATGAAGAGGCCGCCAATTTTGCCGCCCGGGCCGAGGGGCTGGCCCGAAGCGTGGAATACCTGCAACTCGTGGGTGCCGGAGCCGTGGACCGGACCCGCACCCGGGCCATCAGCGACGCCGCCGCGGCAAAGACCCGGGCAGGCCGCGCAAGCCTGGCAGCGGCGCGAAACCCCCGCTGGGTCACCGGGTGTGACGCCAACGGTGTCGAAACCCTGAACACCACCCCGGCAACTGTCAGCGAGACCGACACCAACTGGCCCGGCCCACCCTCCCGGCACGGGCGCAGCATCATGGTGTCCCCGGCCGATGACGGGTGCCGGAACACCGCAGAGTTCCTCCGCCTGCGCCTGCAAATCCCCATCCGCGAAGCCCGCCGCCGCCTCACCCTCGCCCACCAGGTCCTGCCCGCCACCAGCCTCACCGGCGAACCACTCCCATCAACCCGGCCGCACCTGGCCGCCGCCCTCACCCTCACCACCGAACCCGGCACCGAGCTGGGCACTACCGAGCCAGAAGCCGGCGAGGCGGTGAGCACCGAGGCCGGGCTCACCGCCGTGGCCGTTCAGGGGCCTGCGGTGTCCTCGCACGCCGCGACCATCATCACCGCCACCCTGGACCGGCTCCAGCACCACACCACCACCGACACCCTGGCAACCATCGAACGCCACCTCACCAAGGCCGCCGCCACCACCGACCCCGACTTCCTCACCCGCCTGGCCCAACGCTGGACCGACACCATCGACGCCGACGGCACCGAACCCACCGAAGAAGCCCTCCGCCACACCCAAGGCGCCTTCATCCGCAAACCCCGCCACGGCCTGCACCGCGTCGAAATCTTCGCCACCACCGACCAATACGAACACCTCCTCACTGTCATGAACACCGCCACCAACCCCCGCACCACCACCCCCAACACAGACACCAACACCGGAAACAGTCAGGGAACCGGCGACCGCACCACAGACACCCCGGAGGCGGCCAACGGAACCGCGCACACCGCCCTGCCGGACCTGGACCGGCGCACCCGCGCCCAAAAACAACTCGACGGCATCATCACCGCCGCCAAAACCGCCCTCGCCACCAACACCCTGCCCACCACCGGCGGCAACCGACCCCAAATCATCGCCACCATCAACTACCACGACCTCTTCCCCGCCAACACCCCCACACCCACAGGACAAGACCACACCGCGGAAACCAGGACAGTGACACCCACGGGCACCGGGACCGGGCCACGGGCCGGGACAGGGACCTTCGCCTTCACCGGGCCCGTCGCCGCCACCACCATCCGCAAAATCGCCTGCGACGCCGACATCATCCCCGCCCTGCTCGGCACAAACGGCGAAATCCTCGACCTCGGCCGCAAAACCAGACTCTTCACCCCAGCCCAACGCACCGCCCTCACCGCCCGCGACCAAGGCTGCGCCTTCCCCAACTGCACCATCCCCGCCCCCTGGTGCGAAGCCCACCACATCACCTACTGGTCACACGGCGGACCAACCACCACCAACAACGGCGTCCTGCTCTGCAGCCACCACCACCACCTCATCCACAAAGAACAATGGAAAATCACCACCACCCACAACACACCCACCTTCATACCCCCACCCCACATCGACCCCACCCAAACACCCCAACAAAACCACTACTTCAAACCACCCCCACCACCCCACCCGAGGGAGTGA
- a CDS encoding acylphosphatase encodes MGRHERTQNGPTQETVRLEARVFGMVQGVGFRYWTMGKAEELGLAGQVKNLDDGSVSVIAEGITTRVQDLLDWLNSGRTPGQVERVDGSMSEASGKFRGFGVG; translated from the coding sequence ATGGGCAGGCATGAACGCACGCAGAACGGACCGACGCAGGAAACGGTGCGGTTGGAGGCGCGGGTGTTCGGCATGGTCCAGGGAGTGGGGTTCCGCTACTGGACCATGGGTAAAGCCGAGGAGTTGGGGCTGGCCGGCCAGGTGAAGAACCTCGACGACGGCTCGGTTTCCGTGATTGCCGAAGGCATAACGACCCGGGTACAGGACCTCCTGGACTGGTTGAACTCCGGCCGGACTCCCGGGCAGGTGGAACGGGTGGACGGTTCCATGTCCGAGGCCAGTGGAAAATTCCGCGGCTTCGGGGTGGGCTGA
- a CDS encoding YqjF family protein, whose translation MTENLSPGQLWPRPPELPAPVFSDQRWLDAVFLHWRIPEALAATFMPAGVQPDVFDGSSWVGLIGFRMVEAGLGHGPGIPYLGSFNEVNVRLYSREPDGTRGVVFLSLDANRLPVVITTRAAGIPYVWSRITQWPAFPGREGERQHGNHPAAAGNKGELPVGYSVHRFGGGAARSHFGVVPKLQTAASDPLSIFLTARFGMHGRFRGRTVYVPNSHHQWPLFGAEVYRLSDGLIAAAGISVSEPPESVLYSPGVRTRFGRPRFLGTDGLNLGTGR comes from the coding sequence TTGACGGAGAATTTGAGCCCTGGACAATTGTGGCCGCGGCCGCCAGAACTACCAGCCCCGGTCTTCTCCGACCAGCGCTGGCTTGACGCCGTATTCCTTCACTGGCGAATTCCTGAGGCATTGGCGGCCACGTTCATGCCTGCCGGGGTGCAGCCGGACGTGTTCGACGGCAGTTCCTGGGTAGGTCTTATCGGGTTTCGCATGGTGGAAGCCGGACTTGGACACGGTCCCGGCATTCCCTACCTGGGAAGCTTCAACGAAGTCAACGTCCGGCTCTACTCGAGGGAGCCGGACGGAACCCGTGGAGTGGTGTTCCTAAGCCTGGACGCAAACCGGCTCCCGGTCGTCATCACAACGCGGGCGGCTGGCATCCCCTACGTGTGGTCGCGCATCACGCAATGGCCGGCCTTTCCCGGCAGAGAAGGCGAGCGGCAGCATGGCAACCACCCGGCTGCTGCCGGCAACAAGGGTGAATTACCGGTCGGCTATTCTGTCCACCGGTTTGGCGGCGGCGCTGCCCGAAGCCACTTCGGCGTCGTCCCCAAGCTGCAGACCGCAGCCAGCGATCCTCTTTCGATCTTCCTGACTGCGAGATTTGGCATGCACGGCCGCTTCCGCGGCAGAACCGTGTACGTTCCGAACAGCCATCACCAGTGGCCTCTCTTTGGCGCGGAAGTGTACCGGCTCAGCGATGGACTGATTGCGGCTGCCGGCATCAGCGTGAGTGAACCGCCCGAGTCAGTCCTCTACTCGCCGGGAGTCAGGACACGATTCGGAAGGCCCCGCTTTCTGGGCACTGACGGTTTGAACTTGGGGACTGGCCGTTAG
- a CDS encoding DUF1622 domain-containing protein, which produces MEFRQIIETVGQLVDFAGVAVMVVGALVSLPLAMRGHQPRKLPPAAPKLSFYRSYRQLLGRSILLGLELLVAADIIRTVAVTPTFVSVGVLAVIVLIRTFLSFSLELEITGRWPWQKDASPARSDSAATAG; this is translated from the coding sequence ATGGAATTTCGGCAGATCATCGAAACAGTTGGGCAGCTGGTCGACTTCGCAGGGGTTGCGGTCATGGTGGTTGGCGCGTTGGTCTCACTCCCGCTGGCAATGCGGGGCCACCAGCCGAGGAAACTTCCGCCGGCGGCCCCGAAACTAAGTTTCTACCGGTCCTACCGGCAGCTGCTGGGCCGGTCCATCCTGTTGGGGCTTGAACTGCTGGTTGCCGCCGACATCATCCGCACCGTTGCCGTAACCCCGACGTTCGTCAGCGTCGGGGTGCTGGCCGTCATCGTGCTGATCCGGACGTTCCTGAGCTTCTCGCTGGAGCTGGAGATCACGGGGCGCTGGCCGTGGCAAAAGGATGCATCGCCCGCGCGTTCCGACTCCGCCGCCACCGCAGGCTAA